A region of the bacterium genome:
TCCCCATCGAGGAAGTGCCCCTGGTCCAGAAGAGCATCATCGAGAAGGCCCGGCACCGGGGCATCCCCGTCATCACGGCGACCCAGATGCTGGAATCCATGGTGCATAACGTCCGGCCCACCCGGGCCGAGGTGAGCGACGTGGCCAACGCCATCCTGGACGGGACCACCGCCATCATGCTGTCCGAGGAGACGGCCATCGGGGAGTACCCGGTGGAGACCGTCGAAATGATGTCCCGTATCGCCCGCAAGACCGAGACGGCCATCCAGGACGAGGCCTCCCGGATCCATTCGGCCTGAGCCGCACCGGAGGACCCATGAAGATCACCATCTACCAAAAGCCCACCTGCACCACCTGCCGGCAGGTCCATAACGCCCTGAAGGAAAGCGGGGTGGACTTCGACGCGGTCAATTACTACGTCGAGCCCCTGTCCAAGGCCAAGCTGGGGGAATTGGTCAAGAAGATGGGGATCCGGGCGTCGGAGCTGTTCCGCAAGAAGGAAGAGGCCTATAAGACCCTGGGGTTGGGGGGGCGGGAAGTGTCCGACGAGGAGGCCATCGACCTGATGGTGAAGCACCCCGACCTGCTCCAGCGTCCCATCGTCGAGAAGGGCGACAAGGCCATCCTGGCCCGCCCCGCCGAAAGGCTCCGGGAGATCCTCTGATCAGACCTGCGAGACGTCGATGTCCGCGCAGAGGATCTGCAGTTTCCCCGTCCCCGGATCGTTCAAGACCCCCGAAAAAGTGATGCAGAGGTTGCCCGAGGCCAGCGAGATATAGGGCTCGGTCAGGTAGCGGGTCATGCCGTTGTAGGTCAGTCCGTAGTAATACTCCTTGAGCGAGTGGTCCGTGCTCCGGGGGGCCGGTTGGAAGAGGAACTGCTTGCGGCTCTGGACCTTGCGGGTGTTGCAGACCGTTTCGCTGACCTGCACCCCGTCCTGGTTGAGCAGGTAGAGGCATTCCAATTGGGGATGGCGGGGGAAGAAGGAGGCCAACTGCCCCTCCCGGTCGGCCAAGGGGATCTCGGACAGGGCCTCGAAGATCGAGAGGGCGATGACCTGGCAACGGCTGCGCCGGTCCTTGTCCCGTCCCATCCGCTCGGTCATCATCCGGCGGTAGCGCGAGGCCATGAAGACGATCCGGGCCTTGAGCCCCAGGGTCGAGGCATCGGACTTCTGGGGCTTCGAGAAATAGCTCCCCTGCAGCATGTCCGCCCCAAGGTCGAGTGCCGTCAGGGCGTCCTCCTCGTTCTCCAGGCCGTCCGCCACCACCAGGGAGCCGAGCTTCTGGGTCAGGTTGACCACCGTCCGCACCCCTTCCCGCTTGTAGGCGTCCTTGGCCATGCTTTGCACCAGGGCGGGATCCAGCTTCACCACATCCGGGTTCAGGTGCAGGACCTGGTTCAACTTCTCCCGGCTGTTATTGATGCCTTCCAGGGCGATCAGGAATCCCTCGGCCTTATGGAACTCCACGAACTTCCGGATGGCGGCGGTGTCGGAGGACACTTCCGGGGCGATCTCGATGACCACCATGCTGGGGTCCAGCCCCATTTCCCGGACGCTCTTGATCAGGTAACCGGACCCGACCACATCGGAGGTCAGGATGGTCGAATCGATGTTCAGGAAAAGGAGCATGCCCGGGATGTTGGATTGGACCTTGGCGAAGCCTTCCAGGCCCTTGTCCCGGAAAAGACGGTCCAGGGCCAACCGGGCCCCCTTCTCGTCCAGTTTCTTGTAGAGATCCTCGGGTTCGATCAACTGTTTGGTCTCCGAGTCGACCCCGCGCCCGTGGGCTTCCAGGCCGACCACGCCGATCTTCTTGATGGAGATGATGGGTTGGAAGAAGGAGGCGGCGCTTTTCTGTTCGATCAGGTCCAAAGCGGAAAAATCGGGCCCCGGGGCCTTTTCGACCACGGCCTCGACGGTATGGCTGGGGGTGTCCATGGGATTCCTTTCCAAGAACCAGGTATAGGGGTCCTACTGCAATGGATGTGCCAGGGATGGAGGAGCGGAAAAGGAAGGTGGCAAGGCTCGGCGAGGCGAAAAAGGGAGGCGGCAAGGCCGCTCAAATGGTTTTGCGGCGGAACATTCGGGGAAAACGAAAAGAACGGGCGAGTGCACGGTCCAACGAATTTGTCGTATCCACCCCTATGCGTCCTTAGGGAGCCTTTTTGAGGTCGAACTCGATCTCGCCGTCCTTGAGCCCGATCTGACGGGCGGCCCGGGCCGCGTAATCGGGTTCGTGGGTGACCATCAGGATGGTGGCCCCCAGTTCCCTGTTGATGCGTTCGAAGATGGAGATGACCTTCTCACCGCTCACCGAGTCCAGGTTGCCGGTCGGCTCGTCGGCGAAGAGGTATTTGGGCTTCATCACCAGCGCCCGGGCGATGGCCACGCGTTGGCGCTCGCCGCCCGATATCTGGCCCGAGAGCTTCTTGCGGACGTGGCCGATCTCGAATTCTTCCATCAATTGGACCCCATAGGCCCGGAGCTCCTCGTGGCGGCCGGTCTTGCGGGCGGGGAAGACCACGTTCTCCTCGCAGGTGAGCTCGGGAAGCAGGTAATGGAACTGGAAGACGAAGCCCATGTTCTGGTTCCGGAAGGCATAAAGTTCCTTGCGGGTGAGGCCTGCGACCTGGCGGCCATCCAAGACCAGTGTTCCGGAAGTGAGCGGGTCCAGGGTACTCAAAGAGTAGAGCAAGGTGCTCTTGCCCGACCCGGAACGGCCCGTGATGGCAACGTATTCGCCGTCGTGGATCTCCAGGTCCAGGCCTTTCAAGACCACGGTGGGGGGCTGGCCGAAG
Encoded here:
- a CDS encoding arsenate reductase family protein, with the protein product MKITIYQKPTCTTCRQVHNALKESGVDFDAVNYYVEPLSKAKLGELVKKMGIRASELFRKKEEAYKTLGLGGREVSDEEAIDLMVKHPDLLQRPIVEKGDKAILARPAERLREIL
- a CDS encoding EAL domain-containing protein, whose protein sequence is MDTPSHTVEAVVEKAPGPDFSALDLIEQKSAASFFQPIISIKKIGVVGLEAHGRGVDSETKQLIEPEDLYKKLDEKGARLALDRLFRDKGLEGFAKVQSNIPGMLLFLNIDSTILTSDVVGSGYLIKSVREMGLDPSMVVIEIAPEVSSDTAAIRKFVEFHKAEGFLIALEGINNSREKLNQVLHLNPDVVKLDPALVQSMAKDAYKREGVRTVVNLTQKLGSLVVADGLENEEDALTALDLGADMLQGSYFSKPQKSDASTLGLKARIVFMASRYRRMMTERMGRDKDRRSRCQVIALSIFEALSEIPLADREGQLASFFPRHPQLECLYLLNQDGVQVSETVCNTRKVQSRKQFLFQPAPRSTDHSLKEYYYGLTYNGMTRYLTEPYISLASGNLCITFSGVLNDPGTGKLQILCADIDVSQV
- a CDS encoding ABC transporter ATP-binding protein, whose protein sequence is MGLSGKKMVKSFGQPPTVVLKGLDLEIHDGEYVAITGRSGSGKSTLLYSLSTLDPLTSGTLVLDGRQVAGLTRKELYAFRNQNMGFVFQFHYLLPELTCEENVVFPARKTGRHEELRAYGVQLMEEFEIGHVRKKLSGQISGGERQRVAIARALVMKPKYLFADEPTGNLDSVSGEKVISIFERINRELGATILMVTHEPDYAARAARQIGLKDGEIEFDLKKAP